The nucleotide sequence GAAAATAAAATGATATACGTTCGATACGGTTTCATCACGTCATCTTCTTTCTTCTGCTTTTACTTCATGAAGTAAAGTATTAAAATGATTTTAGTTTCCATTGTACATCATTGTAGATGTTTTTACAGAAAAAAAGCTTACATTTTACAGTTTGAGCCGAAACGACCATATCTCCTTCAAGAGGTAGTCTGATATAGTGGGAGAAATGATTTTGAAGCTGATTAAATTATCATGTTGTCTGGTGACTTACGATTGTCAGGTTTGTCGAAACGCCTTTATTTTCAAATTTAGACTTTGGTAGCTGGTTAGACTTAATTCTTCTAAAAACGACCTAATTGAAGCCCGAAACGACTTAATTACTAAAAAAGGTGTGATCATCACATGAAAAAAGTAAACCCATATGTACTTCTAGTTGTCGCAACCTTGATCTGGGGAGGCAATTTCGTGATTGGACGAGCGATTACGAGCAGTTTACCGCCTGTTACACTATCTTTTTTGCGATGGTGCACAGCATTCGTCATTTTCCTCCCATTTGCCTGGCCATTTCTACGTAAAGAGTGGCAGGTGGTGAAAAAGCAGTGGCGAATTGTACTATTCATGGCACTCACTGGTATTACCGGCTTCAACACACTTCTTTACATCGCACTTCATTACACGACTTCCATCAACGCATCACTCGTTAACACGTCGACGCCGATTATTATCTTTATTCTGTCATTCATCTGGCTGGGTGAGCGGCTGAACGCCAAACAAGTTGCAGGTGCCATTCTTTCAATCGTTGGACTTCATTTTATTATTTCGAAAGGCTCACTTGCTGTGTTGCTGCAGTTCTCCTTTAACAAGGGTGACCTGATTGTGATTGCTGCTGTCATCTGCTGGAGCATTTATTCTTTACTTATAAAAAGATATGCTGGAAAACTTCCGACATACAGCACGTTCACCGTTTCGATGGTTCTCGGCATCATAATCTTGCTTCCGTTTTTTATAAAAGAAGCACAAGAGACAGAGATCGTCTGGTCGACCGGCTCCGTACTAACGATTTTATACACAGGAATCTTTGCGTCCATCGTTGCCTTTATGTCATGGAACACAGCGGTAGAACGAGTAGGACCGAATAAAGCAGGCATTTTTCTGAACTTGATTCCAGTGTTCGCTGCCACTTTTGCCGTGCTGTTTATTGATGAAACGCTCGCTTATTATCAAGCGGTTGGCGGAGCGTTAGTCATACTAGGTGTTTATCTATCAACCCGTGTAACAAAAAGAGCAAAAAGCAGTGTCGCGGCAGATAGAAGTCTTTAGTTTAAAAGTAAATAATTTACAAAAATATTGAAACTATCTACTGCTATCACTCGTATAGATAATTGGAAAAAAGAGAGAGTTGAGATAGGAGGAGTTGGGAATTTCATGACAACACATACGTTAGAACTAAAGAACTTAACGAAAAAGATTAAAAGCAAGACCATTGTAGATGATCTGTCGTTCTCGGTGAGAGAAGGAGAAATCTTTGGCCTGCTCGGCCCGAATGGTGCCGGAAAAACGACGACGATCCGAATGATTGTAGGACTCATCTCAATTACAGACGGTGATGTTCTGATCAACGGTGACAACATTCGCGGAAACTATGAAAAAGCGATGGAACGCGTTGGTGCAATTGTTGAAAATCCTCAGCTGTACGATTATATGTCAGGATATAAAAACCTCATGCAATATGCGAGGATCATGCCAGGTGTAACGAAGGAAAGAATTGACGAAGTGATCGAACTCGTCGATCTGAAATACGCCATTCATGACAAAGTAAAAACCTACTCGCTTGGTATGAGACAACGACTAGGAGTAGCGCAGGCACTTTTACATAAGCCAAACGTGTTGATTCTAGACGAACCAACAAACGGACTTGATCCACAAGGAATCTATGATCTAAGAAACTATTTACGGCTTCTAGCAAACAACGGTACCTCTGTCGTCGTCTCTTCTCACATGCTTTCCGAGATGCAGATGATGTGTGACCGCGTTGCCATTATTCAGAACGGAAAACTTGTGCGAATTGACGAAATCACGAATCAAGAAGACGAAGCAGACGTAAAAGTTCACTTCCAGATCGAGGGAGATACTTCACAAGCCAAACAAGTTTTAGTGAAGATGAATGATGCACTTGCCGTGACTGAATCTGGCAATGAACTGATCGTTGAAGTATCTGACGTACGATTTATCGCAGAGCTGAACAAACAGCTTGTATTAGCAGGTGTTCTCGTTGTAGGCATCCAACGTAAAACGAAGACATTAGAAGAGCGATTCTTAGAAATGACGAAGAAAGGGGGCGATGTGAATGAAGTGGCTGTCCCTGTTAACGAATGAGTGGATTAAGATCTTTAGCCGCATACGCACATGGATTTTCCTTGCGCTTCCGATCATCATTATTATTGGTGTTGCCGTCTATGATAAAGTAACGACGGATGAGGAAGTGAATAACAACTGGAAGCAAGAACTTACTGAACAAATTAAGAATGATAAGAAGTTGGTAGAAGAAGAAAAGAAAAACGGCGCTGATGAGTTTTACATAGAGATGCTTGAAACAGGCATTAAGCAAAACGAATACGCCATTGCCAATGAAATTTCACCATATGAAACAACAACTTGGCAGTTTATGAAAGATATGGCGCCGATCTCGTCCTTAATCGGATTATTTGTTATCGTAGTCGCGAGTGATATTGTCTCAAGTGAATTTTCAAAAGGAACCATTAAGATGCTGCTCATTCGTCCTTATAGCAGATGGAAGATCCTATTATCCAAGTTCCTTGCAACATTAGGATTTGCCTTTGTGATGTGGCTCGTTGTGATTGCATCAACGTGGCTGGTCGGTGGTCTAGCGTATGGATTCGGAGGAATGGATCAATCGTATCTGGTTGTAACGGAAGATCAACAAGTAAAAGAACGATTGATCGTTGAGTACGTTTTTGCCAACATCGGTGTCGAGTTTATCGAATTAACGGCACTTGTAGCTCTGTCGTTCATGATTTCTACTCTGTTCATGAGTAACTCGGTCGCAATTGGGGTGGCCATGTTCACAATGTTTGCAGGAAACACGATTGTGATGCTGCTCGCTAACAAAGACTGGATTGTTTACACACTGTTTGCCAACATGGATCTTAGCGTGCTCATTGACGGGCAAGATCAGCTGATCAAAGATTTAACGCTGCCGTTCTCCATTAGTGTGTTGGCGGTGTATACAGCGGTGATGCTTGCAATTACGTTTACCGTTTTCCAGAAGCGTGATGTAAAAGCGTAAAAGAAAGTCTATAAACACGAGATAACCTATTTTAAATGGGTTATCTTTTTTTGTTTAATCAACCCGTCAAATTCCATGTTAGAATAAACGGATAAAGATAACAGATATCAATGGAAAAAGGTGAATAAAACATTGGAAACTCAAACAAAACAAAAAGAAGATGTAAAAGGGATAGGAGGCTGGCTACTGTTGGTGGCAGTGGGACTCATCTTAGCTCTCCCATATAAGCTGAATGCTATACTGATCGGGCTGGAGGCTATTAAAGGCTATACCCTAAATTCTATATTATTGAAGTACATCATTTACGGAGAATTGGTCTTTAACATCGGTTTACTATTGTTTAATGTTTATCTTCTCTATTTATTTTTCGCAAAGAAAAAAGTTTTCGTCAAATCATGGCTGTTTCTGCTACAGATCACATTATATTTTGCCATCGTGTTAGATGTATTGCTTCTCTTTGTGGATGAAGTGGATACAGGGACTGCTTTTGTTAACTCAGCATCTGCTGCATTAGCCTTTGTTATTTGGTCAGCGTATGCCAAAAAATCGTACCGCGTCCACAACACATTTGTAAATTAATCTAAAAAGGACAGGGGCCACATGTGCTCCTGTCCTTCGTCTATTTATCTCCTATCCAACGACTCTATCTCTACGCCTTTTGAGACTGAAATTGATCTTCTTCTGTAGATCCTTTTAGGGCAGTTGTTGAAGCTGTTCCGCCTGAAACGAGCTGTGTTACTTCGTCAAAGTAGCCTGTTCCTACTTCGCGCTGATGGCGAGTTGCCGTATACCCGTCGATCTCACTATCAAACTCTCGTTGCTGAAGCTCAGAATAAGCACCCATACCTCTTGCTTTGTAGCCTTTTGCGAGCTCGAACATGCTGTGGTTCAGTGCATGGAACCCTGCAAGTGTAACGAATTGGAATTTATAGCCCATTGCCGCAAGCTGCTGCTGGAACGTTTCGATCGTCGCGTCATCCAGCTTCTTTTTCCAGTTGAAAGAAGGAGAACAGTTGTAGGCTAATAGTTTACCAGGGAACTGCTCGTGAATTGCATCTGCAAAACGCTGCGCTTGCTCTAGGTTTGGTTCACTCGTTTCACACCAGATTAAATCCGCATATGGCGCATACGCAAGACCGCGCGCGATTGCTTGATCAAGGCCAGCATTCGTACGGTAGAAGCCTTCAGCCGTTCGCTCACCTGTAATAAATGCACGATCGACTGGGTCGATGTCACTTGTGATCAAGTCTGCAGCATCCGCATCTGTACGTGCGATCAAGATTGTTGGCGTGCCCATTACATCTGCCGCAAGACGAGCAGAGATTAAGTTGCGTACAGCCGTCATCGTTGGCAATAGTACTTTTCCGCCAAGGTGACCGCATTTTTTCTCAGAAGATAGCTGATCTTCAAAGTGAACAGCAGAAGCTCCTGATTCAATCATGCCTTTCATTAGTTCAAACACGTTAAGCTGTCCGCCGAAACCAGCTTCTGCATCGGCAACGATTGGCAGGAAGTAATCTACCTCATTTCCGCCTTCCATGTGCTGAATCTGATCAGCGCGCTGAAGAGCAGAGTTAATGCGTTTTACCACGTGTGGCACAGAGTTTGCTGGATACAAACTTTGGTCAGGATACATGTTTCCTGAAAGGTTGGCATCAGCTGCGACCTGCCAACCGCTTAAGTATACGGCTTTCAGACCTGCCTTTGCTTGCTGAACCGCCTGATTACCTGTTAGTGCACCTAAAGCGTTTACATATGTTTCGTTTTGAAGCAGATCCCAGAATTTTTCAGCACCTCGTTTTGCAAGTGTATGTTCAATATCAATGGATCCGCGCAAGCGAATAACCTCTTCAGCTGTATATGGGCGCTGAACTCCTGACCAGCGCTCTTCGTTTTGCCACATTTCCTGTAATTTCTCCACACGTGATTGTTTCATAATATAACTCTCTCCTTAAGTTTTCATAGTTTTTGTGAAATGGTATTTTTATTAACGTTGCTTAAAAGCGCTTTTCAAAACCTACAGCACCTCATAACCTCGATTGGTTAAGAAATCTTGAAAATCATCATCGCAAATCAGTTCGTCAAACAGCCCGACTGCCTCCATAAAACGGCCAGAGTTGAATGAATCCTCATTCATTTGCTGTCTTAATTTTTGAACTTCCTGAAGCTTTAGTTCCTCTACCAGCTCGAATGTAACTTTGCGGCCATCGTTCAAAATACCTTTAGGGTGACGAATCCATTGCCATACTTGAGCTCTAGAGATTTCTGCAGTTGCCGCATCTTCCATGAGATGGTTGATCGGTGCAGCACCTTTTCCTCTAAGCCATGACGCGATGTATTGGATGCCGACACTGATGTTCACACGCAAACCTTCTTCTGTAATTTCGCCCTCTGGTACAGCCACTAAATCGTCAGCCGTCACGACTACATCTTCACGCTTGCGATCAATTTGGTTTGGCGTCGGCATAATGCGGTCGAACACTTCCATCGCGACAGGTACAAGTCCCGGGTGCGCCACCCATGTTCCGTCATGACCGTCAGAAGCCTCGCGCTCTTTGTCAGCACGTACTTTTTCAAAAGCAGCTGCGTTTGCTGCTTCATCATTTTTGATCGGAATCTGTGCTGCCATTCCACCAATCGCAGGGGCGTTCCGTTTGTGACATGTTTTGATCGCCAGAAGAGAGTAAGATCTCATGAATGGTACAGTCATCGTAACAAGCGACCGATCTGGCAGAATGACGTGCGGCTGGTTACGGAATTTTTTAATATAGCTAAAAATATAATCCCAGCGTCCACAGTTTACACCTGCAGAGTGTTCACGCAGTTCGTATAATATTTCATCCATCTCAAATGCTGCGACAATTGTTTCAATTAGTACAGTTGCTTTGATTGTTCCTCTAGGAATGCCTAGCTGCTGTTGTGCGTAGATGAAAACATCGTTCCAAAGCCGCGCTTCTTTGTGGCTTTCCATTTTAGGAAGGTAAAAATAAGGACCAGAACCTTTTTCAATAAGTGTTTTCGCATTGTGATAAAAATAAAGTCCAAAATCTACTAAACTTCCAGACATCACTTCGTTGTCGACAACAATATGTTTTTCTTCTAAATGCCAGCCGCGGGGACGCACAATTAACGTTGCAATGTCCTTGTTCAATGTATATTTTTTGCCGTTTGGATTTTCAAAAGAAATGGTACCGTTAACGGCATCCTTCAGATTGATCTGACCCTCAATCGTGTTTTCCCAAGTAGGCGAGTTGGAATCTTCAAGATCGGCCATAAATAGTTTGGCGCCAGAGTTAAGCGCGTTGATTACCATTTTTCGGTCAACAGGTCCTGTAATTTCCACCCTACGATCATGAAGATCTTTCGGAAGAGGAGAGATGGTCCAATCACTGTTTCGGATATGTTCAGTTTCAGGTAAAAAGGTGGGAAGAATCCCTGCATCGATTTCTTTTTGCTTTACCTTACGCTGCTCTAAAAGCTCTTTTCGTGTGGTATTGAATTGAAGGTGCAGTGACTTTAAGAAAAGAATGGCACCTGGTGTTAATATCTTTTCATACGCTGGGGTTATATCGCCTAATACTTGAAGATTAGAGGTTTCGATGGTCACTAATTCCACAGTCCTTTCTGAATATGTTATTAAACAGGTGCTTAATCTTTATTATTGTTATATAACAGTGAAGGTAAAAAAATATTTACCTCTCGTGTTTGCCCATACAGCGCTCGCACTCGTAAAGGTAAGATTCGTGTTGCTCCTCGATCACACATCCACATTCTGTACACGTTTTGTCCGGTATGTTGCGGTGTAGCTCCAAGTAATTTTTCATTTTAAGTTCCTCCTGTTTTGTTTTTAATTGATTATAATGCATTGTATTATAACAGATATAGTTTTGCAACACCTGTTTTATAACATTTTTCGATTTTTTATAAAATTGAGTCATCTGTCCAACTGTTTTCCCTTGATATATCAGCGTTTGTCCTAGTAAAAACTTTTTTTGAAACTGTTGTAATACAGGTGGTTTAAGAAGGATGAATTTCTTTGTTCTTGCCACCTGCAACTGAATACCATTTCTTTATAAATCGTTTCAGAGAGTAGAAGGGATGTAGCCAAATATTGTCGAACATAGAGTGAAAATATAGAACGGGTGTATATCACTTAAAGAGATATGCACTTTTTTGAAATCTTTATCTATGAAGGAAGTGCAATTAAATGGTTGAGGGGAAAATCATTTGCTTTTTTAGGGAAAAAAAACAAATCACCCAGCGAGATCTCGGTATGGGAATTTGTTCAAGTTCTCATGTGAGTAAGATCGAAAGAGGACTGACTGAGTATTCATCTGAAGTTGTAAAGCTTTTGGCAGATCGGCTACAGGTAGATTTGGAAGTAGAAAAAGAAACCTATTATACAATAAAATCACTGCTTCATCAGTGGATGGAAGCGATTCTGATGAGACAGAGAAAGAAAGCTGAACACCTGAAGCGCAAGATCGAAGGATATGAATTACTAGAACTGCCAGAATTCAAGCGGACCTATATGCTTATACATATACGCTACAATATGCTTATAGGAGACTTTTCTGATGTTCCTCTGATTATGAAAGAGGCAGAGAAAGAAGAAAATCTATCAGACATAGACGTTCATTTATTGTTACATAATAAAGCGATTTGCTTATTATATTTTGATAGAGATTATGAGGGTGCAAAAGTACTTCTAAGACAGATCGACGACTCTATGTATCCTTACCATGAATTTTATTATCATCTCGCCCTTAGCCATTATTTTCTTGGTCAGCATATCTTAGCTTATAAATATGCCAGTAAAAGTCTAGATTACTTTATGAAAACACATAATTTTTCAAGAATTATAGATGCAGAAATGCTAATTCTTATTCAACTGGAGCAGGACAGCATGACTGAATATAAAGAAGACAAGTATCAGTCTTTGCTTGAAATGAGTGAAACGTATGGACTGCAAGAGCAGCAATCAATCATTCTTCATAACTATGCCTACCACCTCTTTGTGAACAGGCATTACCTAAAAGCCATGGATTTATATAGACGAGCAATGAATCTGAAAGATCCTAACAGCAAAGATTATTTGGGATCATTAGAAGGGTATATCCATGCTGCCTTTAAATCGTCCATGAATGCTCCAAAAAAATTACTAAAGTGGGTAGAGGAGGGGTTGGAAAAAGCTAAGAAGCTTGAAGATGAGCGCAGTTTGCATTTGTTTACACTTCATCAATATAAAATTTTAAGTCGATTAGATGACTATTATTACTATTTGGAATCAACTGCCTACCCCTATTTTTCCAACAATGAGATGAAGCCACAGAAAGACTATTACCAAATACAGCTCTATCACCATTTTGTTAAAACCGGACAAATGGAAAAAGCCAACCTCTTGTCGAGCGCATGCATAGAATCTATTGAACCTAAACATCAGTATGTTTAATAGCCTCCCAGCAATCTGGGAGGCTATTATTATGGGCAAAGAAAACCTTAAAAAAACCCAACCTAAAAATAGAAAAACCAGCCTTAAGTCCTAAAAAAACAGCTCTCACATGACCAAAAGGCAGAAAACAAATGCAAAAACCGGGATGAATAGACGTTGAAAACCCCGATAGTCAGTGGATTAATGTTGAGCTTACAATGAAGAAACAACAAAGACATCGCGGGGAAACTTTGAATCTATTATTACAGGGGGAAAAGTAATGAAGAAGACCAGTTTGTTAAAGCCTGTAGCACTTGCACTATCAACGGTCATACTAGCATCACCTATCTTAGGAAATGCAAGTACCCAACCACCGGTAAATGTCTTGAATAATCAAGAAGAAGCATTGAAACAACTTATTGAATCAGAACAAAAAAATGTGTCTTCTGGACAAGGTAAATATCAAATAACGCTGATCACGGGAGATGTCGTAACTGTAACCGAAATTGGTGAAGGTAAGAGTGTCATAGATGTGAAGCCAGTAAACGGATTAGAAGACCGCACACGAATCATCACAGCAGATAATGAAACATATGTCATTCCAGAAGAAGCGTTGCCTCTTGTAGCGGCAGATAAGATCGAT is from Fictibacillus sp. b24 and encodes:
- the yhfH gene encoding protein YhfH produces the protein MTQFYKKSKNVIKQVLQNYICYNTMHYNQLKTKQEELKMKNYLELHRNIPDKTCTECGCVIEEQHESYLYECERCMGKHER
- a CDS encoding ABC transporter ATP-binding protein; the protein is MTTHTLELKNLTKKIKSKTIVDDLSFSVREGEIFGLLGPNGAGKTTTIRMIVGLISITDGDVLINGDNIRGNYEKAMERVGAIVENPQLYDYMSGYKNLMQYARIMPGVTKERIDEVIELVDLKYAIHDKVKTYSLGMRQRLGVAQALLHKPNVLILDEPTNGLDPQGIYDLRNYLRLLANNGTSVVVSSHMLSEMQMMCDRVAIIQNGKLVRIDEITNQEDEADVKVHFQIEGDTSQAKQVLVKMNDALAVTESGNELIVEVSDVRFIAELNKQLVLAGVLVVGIQRKTKTLEERFLEMTKKGGDVNEVAVPVNE
- the aceA gene encoding isocitrate lyase, whose protein sequence is MKQSRVEKLQEMWQNEERWSGVQRPYTAEEVIRLRGSIDIEHTLAKRGAEKFWDLLQNETYVNALGALTGNQAVQQAKAGLKAVYLSGWQVAADANLSGNMYPDQSLYPANSVPHVVKRINSALQRADQIQHMEGGNEVDYFLPIVADAEAGFGGQLNVFELMKGMIESGASAVHFEDQLSSEKKCGHLGGKVLLPTMTAVRNLISARLAADVMGTPTILIARTDADAADLITSDIDPVDRAFITGERTAEGFYRTNAGLDQAIARGLAYAPYADLIWCETSEPNLEQAQRFADAIHEQFPGKLLAYNCSPSFNWKKKLDDATIETFQQQLAAMGYKFQFVTLAGFHALNHSMFELAKGYKARGMGAYSELQQREFDSEIDGYTATRHQREVGTGYFDEVTQLVSGGTASTTALKGSTEEDQFQSQKA
- a CDS encoding DMT family transporter — translated: MKKVNPYVLLVVATLIWGGNFVIGRAITSSLPPVTLSFLRWCTAFVIFLPFAWPFLRKEWQVVKKQWRIVLFMALTGITGFNTLLYIALHYTTSINASLVNTSTPIIIFILSFIWLGERLNAKQVAGAILSIVGLHFIISKGSLAVLLQFSFNKGDLIVIAAVICWSIYSLLIKRYAGKLPTYSTFTVSMVLGIIILLPFFIKEAQETEIVWSTGSVLTILYTGIFASIVAFMSWNTAVERVGPNKAGIFLNLIPVFAATFAVLFIDETLAYYQAVGGALVILGVYLSTRVTKRAKSSVAADRSL
- a CDS encoding helix-turn-helix domain-containing protein gives rise to the protein MVEGKIICFFREKKQITQRDLGMGICSSSHVSKIERGLTEYSSEVVKLLADRLQVDLEVEKETYYTIKSLLHQWMEAILMRQRKKAEHLKRKIEGYELLELPEFKRTYMLIHIRYNMLIGDFSDVPLIMKEAEKEENLSDIDVHLLLHNKAICLLYFDRDYEGAKVLLRQIDDSMYPYHEFYYHLALSHYFLGQHILAYKYASKSLDYFMKTHNFSRIIDAEMLILIQLEQDSMTEYKEDKYQSLLEMSETYGLQEQQSIILHNYAYHLFVNRHYLKAMDLYRRAMNLKDPNSKDYLGSLEGYIHAAFKSSMNAPKKLLKWVEEGLEKAKKLEDERSLHLFTLHQYKILSRLDDYYYYLESTAYPYFSNNEMKPQKDYYQIQLYHHFVKTGQMEKANLLSSACIESIEPKHQYV
- the aceB gene encoding malate synthase A, which translates into the protein MTIETSNLQVLGDITPAYEKILTPGAILFLKSLHLQFNTTRKELLEQRKVKQKEIDAGILPTFLPETEHIRNSDWTISPLPKDLHDRRVEITGPVDRKMVINALNSGAKLFMADLEDSNSPTWENTIEGQINLKDAVNGTISFENPNGKKYTLNKDIATLIVRPRGWHLEEKHIVVDNEVMSGSLVDFGLYFYHNAKTLIEKGSGPYFYLPKMESHKEARLWNDVFIYAQQQLGIPRGTIKATVLIETIVAAFEMDEILYELREHSAGVNCGRWDYIFSYIKKFRNQPHVILPDRSLVTMTVPFMRSYSLLAIKTCHKRNAPAIGGMAAQIPIKNDEAANAAAFEKVRADKEREASDGHDGTWVAHPGLVPVAMEVFDRIMPTPNQIDRKREDVVVTADDLVAVPEGEITEEGLRVNISVGIQYIASWLRGKGAAPINHLMEDAATAEISRAQVWQWIRHPKGILNDGRKVTFELVEELKLQEVQKLRQQMNEDSFNSGRFMEAVGLFDELICDDDFQDFLTNRGYEVL
- a CDS encoding ABC transporter permease, producing MKWLSLLTNEWIKIFSRIRTWIFLALPIIIIIGVAVYDKVTTDEEVNNNWKQELTEQIKNDKKLVEEEKKNGADEFYIEMLETGIKQNEYAIANEISPYETTTWQFMKDMAPISSLIGLFVIVVASDIVSSEFSKGTIKMLLIRPYSRWKILLSKFLATLGFAFVMWLVVIASTWLVGGLAYGFGGMDQSYLVVTEDQQVKERLIVEYVFANIGVEFIELTALVALSFMISTLFMSNSVAIGVAMFTMFAGNTIVMLLANKDWIVYTLFANMDLSVLIDGQDQLIKDLTLPFSISVLAVYTAVMLAITFTVFQKRDVKA
- a CDS encoding DUF2569 domain-containing protein, whose amino-acid sequence is METQTKQKEDVKGIGGWLLLVAVGLILALPYKLNAILIGLEAIKGYTLNSILLKYIIYGELVFNIGLLLFNVYLLYLFFAKKKVFVKSWLFLLQITLYFAIVLDVLLLFVDEVDTGTAFVNSASAALAFVIWSAYAKKSYRVHNTFVN